Proteins encoded within one genomic window of Pygocentrus nattereri isolate fPygNat1 chromosome 9, fPygNat1.pri, whole genome shotgun sequence:
- the zgc:153012 gene encoding TSC22 domain family protein 4 isoform X1 gives MSGGKKRSGFQITSVTSDYNQPVGDSSGPKVPVSPETAASPLMSNGAQKDSGDQTTPTTAMLNGPAFSHALSPTLQTYQTSSQPSTPVTMRKQSSLDQTGAGGGASRFRVVRLGQGLGEPYKRGRWTCVDVMEREAEERGLRRVIDSMRHAHSLESLETVGLGGSEGPVGGAVLKPLGVRGLRAGHMVHSQGTTHQLAGYRVDAAHSGPPSPTHTPMYHDTHLLSPPPLTPNTPRSRKIPPPLRLDMDATGKFRATRSQPASPGPHTARDGPFHPTLTPIQTPSALALAQSMFGVGGAFELVSDERCSLVLIWVFTFQHQHHVLQKTKHLSVILQRQRSFLILSLCGGVGPVSQKSLQHSHRLTWRRASARCDTRSTI, from the exons ATGAGCGGCGGGAAGAAGCGGAGCGGTTTCCAAATCACCAGTGTCACCTCTGACTACAACCAGCCCGTGGGGGACAGCTCCGGCCCCAAAGTGCCCGTCAGTCCTGAAACTGCTGCTTCCCCATTGATGAGCAATGGGGCTCAGAAAGACTCTGGAGACCAGACCACGCCCACTACAGCTATGCTAAATGGCCCCGCCTTCAGCCACGCTCTAAGCCCCACCCTCCAGACATACCAGACTTCGAGCCAGCCCAGCACTCCCGTCACCATGCGGAAGCAGAGCTCATTAGACCAGACGGGCGCCGGGGGCGGAGCCTCGCGGTTCCGCGTGGTGCGGCTGGGCCAGGGTCTGGGCGAGCCATACAAGCGGGGCCGCTGGACGTGTGTGGACGTGATGGAGCGCGAGGCGGAGGAACGCGGGCTCCGTAGGGTGATTGACAGCATGAGGCACGCCCACTCGCTGGAGTCCCTGGAGACAGTGGGGCTGGGCGGGTCTGAGGGCCCGGTGGGCGGGGCTGTGCTGAAGCCGCTGGGCGTGCGAGGGCTGAGAGCAGGTCACATGGTACACTCCCAGGGAACCACCCACCAGCTGGCCGGATACAGAGTGGACGCTGCCCATAGTGGGCCACcgtcacccacacacacacctatgtACCACGACACACACCTCCTCTCACCACCGCCGCTCACGCCCAACACACCCCGCTCCCGAAAAATACCCCCACCACTGCGCCTCGACATGGACGCAACGGGAAAG TTCCGAGCGACGCGCTCCCAGCCAGCGTCCCCCGGACCCCACACCGCTCGAGACGGACCGTTCCACCCGACCCTCACGCCAATCCAGACCCCTTCAGCCCTGGCCCTGGCTCAGTCCATGTTCGGAGTGGGAGGGGCCTTCGAGCTGGTCAGCGATGAGAG GTGTTCGCTCGTGCTCATATGGGTCTTCACATTTCAACATCAACACCACGTcctgcagaaaacaaaacacctgTCAGTCATCCTGCAGAGACAACGGTCATTTTTAATCCTCAGTTTATGTGGAGGAGTTGGCCCAGTTTCCCAGAAATCACTACAGCATTCACATCGTCTTACCTGGAGGAGAGCGAGTGCTCGGTGTGATACTCGCTCCACCatttaa